The Acetivibrio saccincola genome window below encodes:
- a CDS encoding type I restriction-modification system subunit M produces the protein MKQKMSISATIKAVQDIMRQDAGVDGDAQRISQLVWMIFLKVFDAKEEEWELMDDDYTPIIPEGLRWRDWAADDEGITGDELLDFVNNKLFKELKEMKLDENSNPKAFIVKAVFEDSYNYMKSGTLMRQVINKLNEIDFTTQKDRHLFNDIYESILRDLQSAGNAGEYYTPRPVTQFMVDMVNPQLGEKVLDFACGTGGFLVCALEHLKKQVKNIEDEKTLQETILGIEKKPLPYMLAVTNLILHDIDVPKIRHDNSLARNVRDYKPVDKVDIIVTNPPFGGIEEDGILVNFPQQFQTKETADLFMVLLMYLLKDNGRAAIVLPDGFLFGEGVKTTIKEKLLEEFNLHTIVRLPNGVFAPYTDINTNLLFLEKGKPTKEIWFFEHPLPEGYKKYTKTKPIRHEEFELEKQWWNNREENQYAWKVSIEEIKSRNYNLDIKNPDKQTEEFVLSTDELIDRIDKNLEKSKNLLHELKGVLNNG, from the coding sequence GTGAAGCAAAAAATGTCGATATCTGCAACTATAAAAGCAGTACAGGATATAATGCGCCAGGACGCTGGCGTTGATGGAGATGCTCAAAGGATTTCCCAACTTGTTTGGATGATATTTTTAAAAGTATTTGATGCAAAAGAAGAAGAATGGGAACTAATGGATGACGATTACACCCCAATTATTCCAGAAGGATTGCGCTGGAGAGATTGGGCTGCAGATGATGAAGGCATCACAGGCGATGAACTTTTAGATTTTGTAAACAACAAACTTTTTAAAGAGTTAAAAGAAATGAAATTGGACGAAAACAGCAACCCAAAGGCGTTTATCGTAAAGGCTGTTTTTGAAGATTCTTATAATTATATGAAATCTGGAACTTTAATGAGACAGGTAATCAATAAGTTAAATGAAATAGATTTTACGACTCAAAAAGATAGGCATTTATTTAATGATATTTATGAAAGTATACTAAGGGATTTACAAAGTGCAGGGAATGCAGGAGAATATTATACCCCAAGGCCTGTAACCCAATTTATGGTGGATATGGTTAATCCCCAATTGGGAGAAAAAGTTTTGGATTTTGCCTGTGGAACTGGCGGATTTCTCGTATGTGCTTTAGAGCATTTGAAGAAACAAGTTAAGAATATAGAGGATGAAAAAACCTTACAGGAAACCATACTTGGTATTGAGAAAAAGCCTTTACCTTATATGCTGGCAGTCACAAATTTAATATTACATGATATTGACGTACCAAAGATAAGACATGATAACTCCCTGGCTCGTAATGTAAGGGATTATAAACCTGTAGATAAGGTGGATATCATTGTAACCAATCCGCCTTTTGGTGGTATTGAAGAGGATGGCATACTGGTTAATTTTCCACAGCAATTTCAAACAAAAGAAACTGCTGACCTTTTTATGGTGCTTTTAATGTATTTATTAAAGGACAATGGAAGGGCTGCAATAGTATTGCCCGATGGATTCCTTTTTGGAGAAGGTGTGAAAACTACTATCAAAGAGAAATTGCTTGAGGAATTTAACCTCCATACAATAGTAAGACTTCCTAACGGCGTATTTGCACCTTATACAGATATTAATACTAATCTTTTGTTCCTTGAAAAGGGAAAACCGACAAAAGAAATTTGGTTCTTTGAGCATCCATTGCCAGAGGGATATAAGAAGTATACAAAGACTAAACCAATAAGACATGAAGAGTTTGAACTTGAAAAACAGTGGTGGAATAACAGAGAAGAGAATCAATATGCTTGGAAGGTTAGTATAGAGGAGATAAAGAGCAGGAATTATAATTTGGATATAAAAAATCCCGATAAACAAACTGAAGAATTTGTTCTCTCGACTGATGAATTAATAGATAGAATAGATAAGAATTTAGAAAAGAGTAAGAATTTGCTTCATGAATTAAAAGGAGTATTGAACAATGGATAG
- the hsdR gene encoding EcoAI/FtnUII family type I restriction enzme subunit R, whose product MNKKDLSERDICSKYITPALINAGWDLERQIREEVTFTDGRIIVRKKLVTRGERKRADYILYYKSNIPLAIIEAKDNKHPVGAGMQQALNYAEILDIPFAFSSNGDAFLEHDRTIKEGKKEREIPLNRFPSPEELWNRYKSAKGITEKEEAIVTQEYYFEQDGKTPRYYQRIAINRTVEAIAKGQKRILLVMATGTGKTYTAFQIIYRLWKSRAKKRILFLADRNILVDQAMANDFKYFGDKMTKITNRKIDKAHEIYLALYQGISGENEFKNVYKQFSPDFFDLVIIDECHRGSAKEDSAWREILEYFSPATQIGLTATPKETKDVSNIEYFGEPIYVYSLKQGIEDGFLAPYKVIRVILDRDVEGYRPEKGKRDKYGFEIEDREYNIKDFDKNLVIENRTEIVAKKVSDYLKKNNSRFAKTIFFCVDIEHAERMRQALVNENADLVAENPKYVMRITGDNEEGKAELDNFIDPASKYPVLVTTSKLMTTGVDAQTCQFIVLDANINSMIEFKQIIGRGTRIREDYGKQYFTIIDFRGVTKLFADPDFDGDPVSVKTTKGDIPTEDEEEGIGGVGKPDEDYNTEDGNEGDIPPEIIDGGNINETPAKYYVDDVPVKVIHERVYYYDKNGKLITESLVSYTRKNIKNEFKTLDEFLRKWNEADRKEAIIKELEERGVFFEELKDEVGKDLDPFDLICHIAFDMPPLTRRERANNVKKRNYFTKYGESAREVLEALLEKYADEGIENLENLEILKVPDFKKFGSPIEIVKRFGGKKKYLEAIKELQKEIYTA is encoded by the coding sequence GTGAACAAGAAGGATTTATCTGAAAGGGATATATGTTCTAAATACATAACCCCCGCTTTAATAAATGCAGGATGGGATTTAGAAAGACAAATTAGAGAAGAAGTTACCTTTACCGACGGAAGAATTATCGTCAGAAAAAAATTGGTTACAAGAGGAGAAAGGAAAAGAGCAGATTATATACTATATTATAAATCCAATATACCTCTTGCTATCATAGAAGCAAAAGATAATAAGCATCCAGTAGGGGCTGGCATGCAGCAAGCATTGAATTATGCTGAAATACTGGATATTCCATTTGCCTTTTCAAGTAATGGAGATGCATTTTTAGAACACGACAGAACAATTAAAGAAGGAAAAAAAGAAAGAGAAATACCTCTTAACCGGTTCCCATCTCCTGAGGAATTGTGGAATAGATATAAAAGTGCAAAAGGAATCACTGAAAAAGAAGAAGCAATTGTTACACAGGAATATTATTTTGAGCAAGATGGAAAGACCCCAAGATATTACCAGCGTATTGCCATAAACAGAACGGTAGAGGCAATTGCCAAAGGACAAAAACGAATTCTGCTTGTTATGGCTACTGGTACTGGGAAAACTTATACAGCCTTCCAAATTATCTATAGGCTTTGGAAATCAAGGGCTAAAAAGAGAATTCTATTTTTAGCCGATAGGAACATTTTGGTAGACCAGGCTATGGCAAATGATTTTAAATATTTCGGCGACAAAATGACGAAAATCACCAACAGAAAGATAGATAAAGCCCATGAAATTTATTTGGCACTATATCAAGGAATTTCAGGTGAAAATGAATTTAAAAATGTATATAAGCAATTCTCACCAGACTTTTTTGATTTAGTTATTATTGACGAGTGCCATAGGGGAAGTGCTAAAGAGGATTCCGCATGGAGGGAAATCTTGGAATACTTTTCTCCCGCCACCCAAATAGGACTTACGGCAACACCTAAGGAGACAAAGGACGTGTCAAATATAGAATACTTTGGTGAACCTATTTACGTCTACTCACTAAAGCAGGGAATCGAAGATGGTTTTCTTGCTCCATACAAGGTTATAAGAGTAATATTGGATAGAGATGTAGAAGGTTATAGGCCGGAAAAAGGGAAAAGGGACAAGTATGGCTTTGAAATTGAGGATAGAGAATATAATATAAAGGATTTTGATAAAAACTTAGTCATTGAAAACCGGACAGAGATTGTTGCCAAAAAAGTGTCTGATTACTTAAAAAAGAATAATTCCAGGTTTGCTAAGACAATTTTTTTCTGCGTAGATATTGAGCATGCCGAAAGAATGAGACAGGCACTTGTCAATGAAAATGCGGATTTAGTAGCGGAGAATCCCAAATATGTCATGAGAATTACAGGGGATAACGAAGAAGGCAAGGCTGAACTGGATAATTTTATTGACCCTGCAAGCAAATACCCTGTTTTGGTTACAACAAGCAAACTAATGACAACTGGAGTAGATGCTCAGACTTGCCAGTTCATTGTATTAGATGCTAATATCAATAGTATGATTGAATTCAAACAAATCATAGGTAGGGGTACAAGAATAAGAGAAGATTATGGAAAGCAATATTTTACCATTATAGACTTCAGAGGAGTTACTAAATTATTCGCAGACCCAGACTTCGATGGAGACCCTGTAAGCGTTAAGACTACGAAAGGAGACATTCCTACAGAAGACGAGGAAGAAGGTATAGGTGGAGTAGGAAAACCAGACGAGGACTATAATACTGAAGATGGTAACGAAGGTGATATTCCTCCCGAGATTATAGATGGCGGGAATATAAATGAAACTCCGGCCAAGTACTATGTAGATGATGTTCCTGTAAAGGTAATACATGAGAGGGTTTATTATTACGATAAAAATGGCAAATTGATAACTGAATCACTGGTTTCCTACACCAGGAAAAATATAAAAAATGAATTTAAAACCCTTGATGAATTCCTTAGAAAATGGAATGAAGCAGATAGAAAAGAGGCAATCATAAAGGAATTAGAAGAACGAGGAGTATTTTTTGAAGAACTGAAAGATGAGGTAGGAAAGGATTTAGACCCCTTTGATTTGATTTGCCACATAGCCTTTGACATGCCTCCTCTCACAAGACGAGAAAGGGCTAATAATGTAAAGAAAAGAAACTATTTTACAAAGTATGGCGAGAGTGCGAGGGAAGTATTGGAAGCGCTTCTGGAAAAGTATGCTGATGAAGGAATTGAAAATTTAGAGAACTTAGAAATACTTAAAGTTCCTGATTTTAAGAAGTTCGGTTCTCCTATTGAAATAGTTAAAAGGTTTGGCGGAAAGAAGAAATATTTAGAAGCAATTAAAGAATTACAAAAAGAAATATATACTGCATAG
- a CDS encoding recombinase family protein, protein MGKIAVYTRVSSARQAADDAYSLDVQKERCIFLLKSKGYNDADIDFYCDAGISGTTILERDQLKELLDKLERGQYDGICCYDLSRISRSISHTLQIFKLLKENNLRLYTCDGAFNGDINGQNAKIMVSIYSMLNELFIDQLRERVIDGMSKSVEAGNYFGGPPPYGYKYEYFSVKQENNFQENQNSKTKKKDIKKRLIINEEEKPIVELIFTLFVREKYSIKNVAQYLNLHGYKTRAGKQFATATVQKILENPVYCSRLFWAKRRQKKKTEEGVRVWEKKTIFDVNFYDLPLGNHQAIIPEDVFLEALERLRSRRKVRVNENTADAMRGITKQQFDDANKKMFINILRCPGCGGRMTSSLQPAPKLANGKRGKAKVYYKCNSFNAGRNYCDGYYSVQEERAFNLIKEDFFKRLKEAFMLVKEYQQYIYEKYGTDEQMLFDKEIAKIKDEIKILEKNKTRLVSKLDTLIERQLLEDSGTFKYERLQKMINDTEIDIAKVQQLITEQQNNIKQAERRKEALLKESREQEQFDNIEDYFSSLPCKFSN, encoded by the coding sequence ATGGGTAAAATTGCAGTATATACAAGGGTTTCATCGGCACGACAGGCTGCAGATGATGCTTATTCCTTGGATGTGCAAAAAGAGAGATGCATTTTTCTTTTAAAAAGTAAAGGATATAATGATGCAGATATTGATTTCTATTGTGATGCTGGAATATCTGGAACAACTATACTAGAGAGAGACCAATTAAAAGAACTGTTGGATAAGTTAGAAAGAGGGCAATATGATGGTATATGCTGCTATGATTTAAGCCGCATCAGTAGAAGTATCAGCCATACACTTCAGATTTTCAAATTATTGAAGGAAAATAATTTAAGGCTTTACACCTGTGATGGCGCTTTCAATGGGGATATAAATGGGCAAAATGCAAAAATTATGGTGAGTATATACAGCATGCTCAATGAATTATTTATCGACCAACTTAGGGAAAGGGTAATTGACGGTATGAGCAAATCTGTAGAAGCGGGGAATTATTTTGGAGGGCCACCTCCCTATGGGTACAAATATGAGTATTTCTCAGTAAAGCAAGAAAATAACTTTCAAGAAAATCAAAACAGCAAAACAAAGAAAAAAGATATAAAGAAGAGGCTTATTATAAATGAAGAAGAAAAACCTATAGTGGAATTGATTTTTACTTTATTTGTTAGAGAAAAGTATAGTATAAAAAATGTAGCCCAATACTTAAATTTACATGGTTATAAAACAAGGGCGGGAAAACAATTTGCAACTGCAACTGTTCAAAAAATTTTAGAAAATCCTGTATATTGTTCGAGACTTTTTTGGGCAAAACGTAGGCAGAAGAAAAAAACAGAAGAAGGTGTGCGGGTTTGGGAAAAGAAAACTATATTTGATGTAAACTTTTATGATTTGCCTTTAGGAAACCATCAAGCAATAATTCCGGAAGATGTTTTTCTTGAAGCATTAGAGCGTTTACGCAGCAGAAGAAAAGTTAGAGTAAATGAAAATACAGCAGATGCCATGCGTGGGATTACAAAACAGCAGTTTGACGATGCAAATAAAAAAATGTTTATAAATATTTTAAGATGTCCTGGATGTGGCGGAAGAATGACATCCTCTCTACAGCCAGCACCTAAATTGGCCAATGGAAAAAGAGGTAAAGCAAAAGTATATTATAAATGCAATAGTTTTAATGCGGGTCGGAACTACTGCGATGGCTATTATTCAGTACAAGAAGAGCGAGCGTTTAATCTGATAAAAGAAGATTTTTTTAAGCGACTTAAAGAAGCATTTATGTTAGTTAAAGAATATCAGCAATATATTTACGAGAAATACGGAACTGATGAACAAATGCTTTTTGATAAGGAGATTGCCAAAATTAAAGATGAAATAAAGATACTTGAGAAAAATAAAACTAGGTTAGTATCAAAGTTGGATACTTTGATTGAACGCCAACTATTAGAGGATTCTGGAACCTTTAAATATGAAAGGCTTCAGAAAATGATAAATGACACAGAAATTGATATTGCAAAAGTTCAACAACTAATAACGGAACAGCAAAATAATATCAAACAAGCAGAAAGACGTAAAGAAGCCCTGTTAAAGGAAAGTCGGGAACAAGAACAGTTTGACAATATAGAAGACTATTTTTCTTCATTACCATGTAAATTTTCAAATTAA
- the ispF gene encoding 2-C-methyl-D-erythritol 2,4-cyclodiphosphate synthase — protein sequence MRVGIGQDSHKFDFNDKSKKLILGGVVFENHPPLEGNSDADVVLHAITNAISGVTCVNILGKISDKLCLEKGIKDSKVYLEEALKYLNGRKIVHVSISIECLTPKISPKIPEMRKSIANILSIPENSIGITATTGEGLTAFGQGKGIQAFCCVTID from the coding sequence ATGAGAGTTGGAATCGGGCAGGACAGCCATAAATTTGACTTTAACGATAAATCAAAAAAACTTATTCTAGGCGGGGTTGTGTTTGAAAACCACCCACCCTTAGAAGGCAACAGCGATGCAGATGTTGTCCTTCATGCCATAACCAATGCCATTTCCGGCGTTACCTGTGTCAACATTCTAGGAAAGATAAGCGATAAACTGTGCCTTGAAAAAGGCATCAAAGACAGTAAAGTATACCTAGAAGAAGCTTTAAAATACTTAAACGGCAGAAAAATTGTACATGTATCAATTTCCATAGAATGCCTTACACCAAAAATAAGTCCTAAAATACCTGAAATGAGAAAAAGCATTGCCAATATCCTCTCAATTCCTGAGAACAGCATAGGCATAACTGCGACTACAGGAGAAGGACTTACTGCATTTGGGCAGGGTAAAGGTATTCAGGCTTTTTGCTGTGTAACTATTGATTAG
- a CDS encoding sensor histidine kinase, which translates to MIFLQIEPTDALKAQGFFSSKMLMPIVFIILGAVIAVSVIQIIKICKLRNNTIIERERLARLGEITAGIIHNLKTPVMSISGSLEELKSLVDEYENSIGDKEVTDEDHQEIAAEMREHILKIKPYCSYLSDVIATVKEQAAVKKHSGDESFTIKDMIKKVEILMGYQLKKATCKLNADIKTEESLEIQGSVNEFVQVMNNLISNSIDSYENNAGEIGILIEKEKDIVKFKVTDYGKGIPKDVRKKLLKNIITTKGEKGTGLGLYISYHIIKNNFKGSMEIESEEGKGTTVYITVPIKQANQ; encoded by the coding sequence ATGATTTTTCTGCAAATAGAACCAACGGATGCTTTGAAAGCCCAAGGTTTTTTCAGCAGCAAGATGCTAATGCCTATAGTTTTTATTATTCTGGGAGCTGTAATTGCCGTCTCAGTTATTCAAATAATAAAAATATGTAAGCTAAGAAACAACACAATTATTGAAAGAGAAAGACTTGCCCGGTTAGGAGAAATTACCGCAGGTATAATCCACAATTTAAAAACTCCTGTAATGTCCATATCGGGAAGCTTAGAAGAGTTAAAGAGCCTGGTAGATGAGTATGAGAATTCCATAGGGGACAAAGAGGTTACAGATGAGGATCACCAGGAGATAGCAGCTGAAATGCGGGAGCATATTTTAAAAATAAAGCCCTACTGTTCATATTTATCGGATGTTATAGCCACGGTAAAAGAACAGGCAGCTGTGAAGAAGCATTCAGGAGATGAAAGTTTTACAATTAAGGATATGATAAAAAAAGTAGAAATACTTATGGGATACCAGCTAAAAAAAGCTACCTGTAAATTAAATGCAGACATAAAAACAGAGGAAAGCCTTGAGATACAGGGAAGTGTAAATGAATTTGTCCAGGTAATGAATAATTTAATTTCAAATTCAATTGACTCCTATGAAAATAATGCTGGAGAAATTGGTATATTGATAGAAAAGGAAAAAGACATTGTAAAGTTTAAAGTTACCGACTATGGCAAGGGAATACCTAAAGATGTAAGGAAGAAGCTTTTAAAAAATATTATAACCACAAAAGGGGAAAAGGGTACGGGACTTGGACTTTATATATCTTATCACATAATAAAAAATAATTTTAAAGGCTCAATGGAAATTGAAAGTGAAGAGGGAAAGGGTACAACCGTCTATATTACCGTCCCAATAAAGCAGGCTAATCAATAG
- the ispD gene encoding 2-C-methyl-D-erythritol 4-phosphate cytidylyltransferase yields MRKNKLFISSVIVAGGKGTRMNMDINKQYIYIGDKPVLARTLEVFEQCPAINEIILVVNEEEIFYCKENIVDKFGFEKVKKLVSGGVERQNSVYKGLVEVNKQSDVVVIHDGARPFVNSRIILNCVQEALEFGAVTAAVPVKDTIKSVSDGFVEKAYDRKTLWSIQTPQVFLYDTIMKAHEKANRENIIATDDTTLTEMLGIKTRIVNGSYDNIKITTREDLVFAKAIVEKTI; encoded by the coding sequence ATGAGAAAAAACAAACTTTTTATAAGTTCAGTTATTGTTGCAGGCGGCAAAGGAACCAGGATGAATATGGATATAAACAAGCAGTACATATACATTGGTGACAAACCTGTTCTTGCCAGGACCCTTGAGGTATTTGAACAATGCCCTGCTATAAATGAAATTATTTTGGTGGTAAATGAAGAAGAAATATTTTACTGTAAAGAAAATATTGTTGACAAATTCGGGTTTGAAAAGGTGAAAAAGCTGGTATCGGGGGGAGTGGAAAGGCAAAACTCAGTATACAAGGGATTGGTGGAAGTAAATAAGCAGTCTGATGTTGTGGTTATACATGACGGGGCAAGGCCTTTTGTAAACAGCAGAATAATTTTAAACTGTGTCCAGGAGGCGTTGGAATTTGGAGCGGTAACTGCAGCTGTCCCCGTTAAGGATACTATAAAATCAGTTAGTGATGGCTTTGTGGAAAAGGCGTACGACAGAAAAACCCTGTGGTCAATCCAGACACCCCAGGTTTTCCTGTATGACACAATTATGAAAGCCCATGAAAAGGCAAACAGGGAAAATATAATTGCTACTGATGACACAACCCTTACAGAGATGTTAGGAATTAAAACCAGGATTGTAAACGGCAGCTATGACAACATTAAAATAACCACAAGAGAGGATTTGGTATTTGCAAAGGCTATAGTAGAAAAAACAATATAA
- a CDS encoding OLD family protein, producing MIGVSFNKFGYVENGEVDLNKLTILTGENNTGKTYVSYAIYGLIGSMKDVVIDDIVDGFENITGSGVIVVNLREVLNKSFRKLLNKISSSYSENLHDIFSVSRETFKDSLIKLKIDKGLFFEKLYEKYLESKIKFPSTS from the coding sequence ATGATAGGAGTAAGTTTTAATAAATTTGGTTATGTTGAAAACGGTGAAGTTGATTTAAACAAACTAACTATTTTAACAGGAGAAAATAATACCGGAAAAACATATGTTAGTTATGCTATTTATGGTTTAATCGGGAGCATGAAAGATGTGGTAATTGATGATATTGTTGATGGTTTTGAAAATATAACCGGTTCGGGAGTTATTGTTGTTAATTTGCGTGAAGTTCTAAATAAAAGCTTTAGAAAATTATTAAATAAAATTTCGTCATCATATTCAGAAAATCTTCATGATATTTTTAGTGTATCTAGAGAAACTTTTAAAGACAGTCTGATAAAACTAAAAATTGATAAGGGGCTTTTCTTTGAGAAATTATATGAGAAATATCTAGAGTCTAAAATTAAATTTCCTAGTACAAGCTAA
- a CDS encoding CarD family transcriptional regulator, producing the protein MYNVGDKIVYPMHGAGIIESIEEKEILGNKQNYYVVKIPIGEMRVLIPTENVENIGIREIISEKDADKVFEMLGSKSKISNDSWNKRYRENMDKIKSGNIYEVVEVVNTLIQREKEKGLSTGEKKMLSSAKQILISELVLAKNMDPFEVENIIDGFLNH; encoded by the coding sequence ATGTATAATGTCGGTGATAAGATTGTATACCCTATGCACGGTGCAGGTATTATAGAGTCAATTGAAGAAAAGGAGATTTTGGGAAACAAGCAAAATTATTATGTAGTCAAAATCCCAATAGGCGAAATGAGAGTACTTATTCCCACTGAAAATGTAGAGAATATAGGAATCAGGGAAATAATAAGCGAGAAGGATGCGGACAAAGTATTTGAAATGCTTGGCAGCAAAAGCAAAATAAGCAACGACAGCTGGAACAAAAGGTACAGGGAAAACATGGACAAAATAAAAAGCGGGAATATCTATGAAGTTGTTGAAGTTGTCAATACTCTGATACAAAGAGAAAAGGAAAAAGGGCTTTCTACAGGTGAGAAAAAAATGTTAAGTAGTGCAAAGCAAATCTTGATAAGCGAACTTGTATTGGCAAAAAACATGGATCCCTTTGAAGTTGAAAATATAATTGATGGATTTTTAAATCACTGA
- the truA gene encoding tRNA pseudouridine(38-40) synthase TruA, with the protein MRNIKLTIEYDGTNYHGWQIQKNAKTIQGVILDAIKKLTREEIVLNGSGRTDSKVHAYGQVANFKTNSNIPPERFAHALNRILPDDIVVKKSEEVDMDFHARYSAQAKIYRYLIYNSKFPSPLLRNRAWYVPYSLNFEEMMRAAEFFRGTHDFSAFRAVGSTVESSIRTISRISLEKNSDIISLEVTSNGFLYNMMRIIAGTLVDVGRGKFKCEDVKGIIESRDRKKAGQTAPPEGLYLVRVYY; encoded by the coding sequence ATGAGAAATATTAAACTTACAATAGAGTATGATGGGACAAATTATCACGGGTGGCAGATACAAAAAAACGCAAAAACAATTCAAGGTGTGATTTTAGACGCTATAAAAAAGCTTACCAGGGAAGAAATTGTTTTAAATGGGTCCGGGAGGACTGATTCTAAAGTTCATGCATACGGGCAGGTTGCAAATTTTAAAACAAATTCAAACATTCCTCCGGAAAGATTTGCTCATGCCCTAAACAGGATACTTCCTGATGACATAGTGGTGAAAAAATCAGAAGAAGTGGATATGGATTTTCATGCAAGGTACAGTGCACAGGCTAAGATTTACAGGTATCTTATATACAATTCAAAATTTCCCTCTCCCCTTTTAAGAAACAGGGCTTGGTATGTTCCCTATTCTTTAAATTTTGAAGAAATGATGCGGGCAGCGGAATTTTTCCGCGGCACCCATGATTTTTCTGCATTTAGGGCAGTGGGAAGCACTGTTGAATCTTCAATAAGGACAATTAGCCGCATATCTTTAGAAAAAAATAGTGACATAATAAGTTTGGAAGTAACCAGCAACGGTTTTTTATACAATATGATGCGTATTATTGCAGGGACTTTAGTTGATGTTGGAAGGGGGAAATTTAAATGTGAGGACGTAAAGGGGATAATAGAAAGCCGGGATAGAAAAAAAGCCGGTCAGACAGCACCGCCGGAGGGTTTATATCTTGTCCGTGTATATTATTGA
- a CDS encoding ROK family protein, which produces MYCVGIDLGGTNIAAGLVDLDGNIIYKDSVPTQRQRQYQEIIKDMAMLAKEVIEKSNVPMEKVKSIGVGSPGTPDCKNGIIVYNNNLNFRNVPIREEMQKYLDLPVYVDNDANCAALAESAAGAAKGTKTSVTITLGTGIGSGIIIDGKVYSGFNFAGGEIGHTVIVVDGEQCTCGRKGCWEAYASATALIRQTKRAAVENPESAINKLVDGDLDKIDAKTAFDAAKLGDETGEAVVKQYIKYIAEGVINVINIFMPEVLVIGGGVCKEGDYLLNPLKEMVKAGVYSKEEIPQTQIKTAQLGNDAGIVGAAMLGA; this is translated from the coding sequence ATGTATTGTGTAGGAATTGATCTTGGGGGAACAAATATAGCAGCAGGTCTGGTTGATTTGGATGGGAACATTATATATAAAGATAGTGTACCTACCCAAAGGCAAAGGCAGTATCAGGAAATAATAAAAGATATGGCAATGCTGGCTAAGGAAGTTATTGAAAAATCCAATGTACCAATGGAAAAAGTTAAAAGTATAGGGGTTGGAAGCCCTGGAACGCCGGATTGTAAAAATGGAATAATTGTATATAACAACAATTTAAACTTTAGAAACGTACCAATAAGGGAAGAAATGCAAAAGTATTTGGACTTGCCTGTTTATGTGGACAACGATGCCAACTGCGCAGCTTTGGCAGAAAGCGCCGCAGGGGCAGCAAAGGGAACAAAAACTTCTGTGACAATTACTTTAGGTACAGGAATAGGAAGCGGTATAATAATTGACGGCAAAGTTTACAGCGGGTTTAACTTTGCAGGTGGGGAAATAGGACACACAGTTATAGTAGTGGACGGAGAGCAGTGTACCTGTGGAAGAAAGGGATGCTGGGAAGCTTATGCGTCTGCAACTGCTTTGATAAGACAGACAAAGCGTGCTGCAGTGGAAAATCCTGAATCAGCCATAAACAAGCTGGTTGATGGGGATTTGGATAAAATAGATGCTAAAACCGCATTTGATGCTGCAAAACTTGGGGATGAGACAGGAGAAGCAGTTGTAAAGCAATATATAAAATATATTGCTGAGGGAGTTATAAATGTTATAAATATATTTATGCCTGAAGTTTTGGTTATTGGCGGAGGAGTTTGTAAAGAAGGGGATTATTTATTAAATCCTTTAAAGGAAATGGTAAAGGCGGGGGTTTACAGTAAAGAGGAAATACCCCAGACCCAGATAAAGACTGCACAGCTGGGAAATGACGCAGGAATTGTAGGCGCGGCAATGCTGGGTGCGTAA